In Limosilactobacillus sp. WILCCON 0051, a single window of DNA contains:
- the typA gene encoding translational GTPase TypA gives MKTRDDIRNIAIIAHVDHGKTTLVNEMLKQSDTLPEHFEIQDRAMDTNAIERERGITILSKNTAVKYGKYQINILDTPGHADFGGEVERVMKMVDGVLLVVDAFEGTMPQTRFVLQKALEQHLTPIVVINKVDRKGARPEEVVDEVLDLFIELGADEDQLDFPVIYTSAMNGTSSYDSDVSTQEHTMKPLFDTIVKTIPAPIDNSDEPLQFQVAILDYNDFVGRIGIGRIFRGKIKVGDNVSVMKLDGSKKNFRVTKLFGFFGLKREEIQEAKAGDLIAISGMEDINVGETITDSEHPEALKPLRIDPPTLQMTFRTNDSPFAGREGKFVTSRQLENRLNAELHTDVSLRVDPTDEPGAWTVSGRGELHLSILIETMRREGYELQVSRPQVIYREIDGTTCEPFEEVQVDVPDEYTGGIIDSLAKRKGEMKNMEPSKNGQTRMIFEVPSRGLIGYSTEFMSQTRGYGIMSHSFKEYRPVIKNWNPGRTKGTLVSMNAGKATTYAMMGIESRGTLLIDPGTEVYEGMIVGENNRENDITVNITKGKNLTNVRAAGSDEMARIKTPTHLSLEESLEFLNDDEYCEITPENVRLRKQILNTNAREKEAKRRRAASRK, from the coding sequence TTGAAAACACGTGATGATATTCGCAACATTGCGATCATTGCCCACGTCGACCATGGTAAGACTACTCTGGTCAATGAAATGTTGAAGCAGTCTGACACTTTGCCAGAACACTTCGAAATTCAGGATCGGGCCATGGATACCAACGCCATCGAACGTGAACGTGGTATCACCATCCTCTCCAAGAACACGGCCGTTAAGTACGGTAAGTACCAGATCAACATTTTGGATACCCCAGGCCACGCCGATTTCGGTGGTGAAGTTGAACGGGTTATGAAAATGGTTGATGGTGTGCTGCTGGTTGTCGACGCCTTTGAAGGTACGATGCCACAGACGCGGTTCGTGCTGCAAAAAGCTCTGGAACAACACCTGACGCCAATCGTGGTTATCAACAAGGTTGACCGTAAAGGCGCGCGTCCAGAAGAAGTCGTTGATGAAGTATTGGATCTGTTCATTGAATTGGGTGCCGATGAAGATCAGCTGGACTTCCCAGTTATCTACACTTCAGCAATGAACGGTACTTCCAGCTACGACTCTGATGTCTCAACGCAGGAACACACGATGAAGCCATTGTTTGACACGATCGTCAAGACGATTCCAGCACCAATCGACAACTCCGATGAACCACTGCAGTTCCAAGTTGCCATTTTGGACTACAACGACTTTGTTGGCCGAATTGGAATTGGTCGGATTTTCCGTGGCAAGATCAAGGTTGGCGACAATGTTTCTGTTATGAAGCTGGATGGCTCCAAGAAGAACTTCCGGGTTACCAAGCTGTTTGGTTTCTTTGGTCTGAAGCGTGAAGAAATTCAAGAAGCCAAGGCGGGTGACTTGATTGCCATTTCTGGGATGGAAGACATCAACGTTGGTGAAACGATTACGGATTCCGAACATCCTGAAGCCTTGAAGCCATTGCGGATCGATCCGCCTACGCTGCAAATGACTTTCCGGACCAATGACTCACCATTTGCTGGTCGGGAAGGTAAGTTCGTTACGTCTCGTCAGCTGGAAAACCGTCTGAACGCTGAACTGCACACGGATGTTTCACTGCGGGTTGATCCAACTGACGAACCAGGTGCCTGGACGGTTTCTGGCCGTGGTGAGCTGCACCTGTCAATCCTGATTGAAACGATGCGTCGGGAAGGCTACGAGCTGCAGGTTTCTCGTCCACAGGTTATCTACCGTGAAATCGATGGTACGACCTGCGAGCCATTTGAAGAAGTCCAAGTAGACGTTCCTGATGAATACACTGGTGGCATCATTGACTCACTCGCAAAGCGTAAGGGTGAAATGAAGAACATGGAGCCTTCCAAGAACGGTCAAACGCGGATGATCTTTGAAGTTCCTTCCCGTGGTCTGATTGGCTACTCGACTGAATTCATGTCACAGACTCGTGGTTATGGGATCATGAGCCACTCCTTCAAGGAATACCGTCCAGTTATCAAGAACTGGAACCCAGGCCGGACGAAGGGGACGCTGGTATCAATGAATGCTGGCAAGGCTACGACTTACGCAATGATGGGGATCGAATCGCGTGGTACGCTTTTGATCGACCCAGGTACGGAAGTCTACGAAGGTATGATCGTTGGTGAAAACAACCGTGAAAACGACATTACCGTTAACATCACCAAGGGTAAGAACCTGACCAACGTGCGGGCTGCTGGTTCTGATGAAATGGCGCGGATCAAGACGCCAACGCATCTTTCACTGGAAGAATCACTGGAATTCTTGAACGATGATGAATACTGTGAAATCACTCCTGAAAACGTGCGCCTGCGTAAGCAGATTCTGAACACGAATGCTCGTGAAAAGGAAGCCAAGCGTCGTCGGGCAGCTTCACGCAAGTAG
- a CDS encoding FtsW/RodA/SpoVE family cell cycle protein gives MRNIDYWILIPYLVLCLIGVVMVYSASAAIRMQTGGSPVNYLIKQIVFVLMGWGVFGFFASLNLEKLRTKGVLGLSFGVLLVALLFVKVAGRAVNGANGWINLGPISIQPAEFTKLFMIVYWADRCTKVNDELHRPSMQDYVSGLILTAILLILIIIQPDVGGFSINFAIAALMIMASGYNSRWTILIFDGLLFVGMIALPSLAKVVATGHIKNYQVARFVAFVNPFGTQSGAGSQLVNSYYAISNGGLKGVGLGNGIQKMGYLPEPNTDFILSVVSEELGFIGVFLILALLAVIICQIIRVGVRSDNMYEGLLCYGVGTFIAVEAAINVGGVTGLLPITGVTFPFISYGGSSMIALSIALGLAMNVSIRQKLRRKNQRRLQAIRQRGLGNEL, from the coding sequence ATGCGCAACATCGACTATTGGATTTTGATTCCGTATTTGGTGCTGTGTCTAATCGGCGTAGTCATGGTTTATTCGGCCAGTGCCGCAATCAGAATGCAGACGGGCGGCTCACCAGTCAACTATCTGATCAAGCAGATCGTATTTGTCTTGATGGGCTGGGGAGTATTTGGATTTTTTGCTTCGCTTAATCTAGAAAAGTTAAGAACTAAAGGCGTTTTAGGATTGTCTTTTGGGGTTTTGCTTGTGGCGCTGCTTTTTGTTAAGGTTGCCGGTCGTGCCGTTAATGGTGCCAATGGCTGGATTAATCTGGGGCCGATCAGCATTCAGCCGGCCGAGTTCACCAAGCTCTTTATGATTGTCTATTGGGCCGATCGCTGTACCAAAGTCAATGACGAGCTGCATCGTCCCAGTATGCAGGATTATGTTTCAGGATTGATTTTGACTGCAATTTTGCTGATTTTAATCATTATTCAGCCTGACGTCGGCGGTTTTTCGATCAACTTTGCCATTGCTGCCTTGATGATCATGGCATCGGGCTATAATTCACGCTGGACGATTCTGATTTTTGACGGCCTGCTTTTTGTTGGAATGATTGCCTTGCCCAGCTTGGCTAAGGTTGTGGCAACTGGTCATATCAAAAACTATCAGGTCGCGCGCTTCGTGGCATTTGTCAATCCGTTTGGGACACAGAGCGGTGCCGGTAGTCAGCTGGTCAATTCATACTATGCAATCAGCAATGGTGGGCTAAAAGGCGTTGGTCTGGGCAATGGTATTCAAAAAATGGGCTATCTGCCAGAGCCAAATACCGATTTTATCTTATCAGTCGTCAGCGAGGAGCTTGGCTTTATTGGCGTATTTTTGATCTTGGCGCTTTTAGCGGTCATCATCTGCCAGATTATTCGGGTTGGGGTTCGCTCTGACAATATGTATGAGGGGCTGCTCTGCTATGGAGTCGGTACTTTTATTGCCGTTGAAGCTGCAATTAACGTTGGTGGGGTTACTGGTCTGCTGCCGATTACGGGGGTAACGTTCCCATTTATCAGTTATGGGGGATCCAGTATGATTGCATTAAGCATTGCGCTTGGTTTGGCGATGAACGTCAGCATTCGGCAAAAGCTGCGGCGTAAAAATCAGCGGCGTCTGCAGGCAATCAGACAAAGGGGGTTGGGTAATGAGCTTTAA
- a CDS encoding YlbG family protein: protein MSFKIRPRRGLIVYLNSMKTVKSLRRYGHVQYSSRRMHYVVLYVDEENIASTIEKLRQLRNVRKVMQSHWPEIDPELTDLEVTGLYKKHDEDEKE from the coding sequence ATGAGCTTTAAGATTCGTCCCCGGCGCGGCTTGATCGTCTACTTAAACAGCATGAAGACGGTCAAGTCGCTGCGACGGTATGGTCATGTTCAATATTCATCGCGCCGGATGCATTACGTGGTTTTGTACGTTGATGAAGAAAATATTGCCAGTACAATTGAAAAACTGCGGCAGCTGCGTAATGTCAGAAAAGTAATGCAGTCACACTGGCCGGAAATCGATCCTGAATTGACCGATCTGGAAGTGACGGGACTGTACAAAAAACATGATGAGGATGAAAAAGAATGA
- the rsmD gene encoding 16S rRNA (guanine(966)-N(2))-methyltransferase RsmD — protein sequence MRIISGEFRGRRLNAVPGMATRPTTDKVKESLFNIIGPYFEGGTSLDLYGGSGGLSIEAVSRGIDHATLIDRQYAAIKTIKKNIEVTKHPERFSVYKQDAEKALHFLSRQAQHFDLVFLDPPYAKQHIIDDLEKMVDLNLLNDQALIVAETNQEAQLPIENWGRFEFLRQQTYGITVLTIYRFRKDEA from the coding sequence ATGAGAATTATTTCAGGCGAGTTTCGTGGACGGCGCTTGAATGCCGTACCTGGAATGGCAACGCGGCCAACGACTGATAAGGTCAAAGAGTCGCTGTTTAATATTATCGGCCCGTATTTTGAAGGCGGGACCAGTCTAGATCTATATGGCGGCAGCGGTGGGCTGAGTATTGAAGCCGTTTCGCGGGGAATCGATCATGCGACCTTGATTGATCGGCAGTATGCAGCCATCAAAACCATCAAAAAAAATATTGAGGTTACCAAGCACCCTGAGCGTTTCAGTGTTTATAAACAGGATGCCGAAAAAGCCCTGCATTTTTTGAGTCGGCAAGCACAGCATTTTGATTTGGTCTTTTTGGATCCGCCATATGCCAAGCAGCATATTATTGATGATCTTGAAAAAATGGTTGACTTGAATCTCTTGAACGATCAAGCCTTAATCGTAGCTGAGACCAATCAAGAAGCTCAGCTGCCGATTGAGAATTGGGGCCGCTTTGAGTTTTTGCGACAACAGACTTATGGTATTACGGTATTGACGATTTATCGTTTTAGAAAGGATGAAGCCTAA
- the coaD gene encoding pantetheine-phosphate adenylyltransferase codes for MKIALFPGSFDPLTLGHLDLIRRGSALFDQLAVAVMSNDSKKPLFTVEERVAQVKEAVAGLSNVSVITAEGLTVDLMNKIGADYLMRGLRNVTDFQYERDIAAMNQFLDDQAETVFFLADPKYQHLSSSLLKETAAAGGDISAYLPGNINKALEKRLREQKLEQVKEQNEQTR; via the coding sequence ATGAAGATTGCACTTTTTCCCGGGTCATTTGATCCACTGACTCTGGGCCACTTAGATCTTATTCGTCGCGGCAGCGCGCTGTTTGATCAGCTGGCGGTTGCAGTAATGAGCAATGATTCCAAAAAGCCGCTGTTTACGGTTGAGGAGCGCGTTGCCCAGGTTAAAGAAGCAGTAGCTGGACTTTCCAATGTTTCGGTAATCACGGCTGAGGGCTTGACCGTTGATCTGATGAACAAGATTGGTGCCGACTATTTGATGCGTGGACTGCGCAACGTTACCGATTTTCAATACGAACGCGATATTGCAGCGATGAATCAATTTTTAGACGATCAGGCAGAAACGGTCTTCTTTTTAGCCGATCCTAAATATCAGCATCTCTCCAGCAGCCTTTTAAAGGAGACTGCCGCAGCTGGTGGCGATATCTCTGCCTATTTGCCAGGTAATATCAATAAGGCTTTGGAGAAACGGCTGCGGGAACAAAAACTGGAGCAGGTAAAAGAACAAAATGAGCAGACAAGATAA
- a CDS encoding SepM family pheromone-processing serine protease, with product MSRQDKQILKRIAGVLAAVLFVGWFLFWPLNYYIETPGTADNLKSYVTVKGHPDKRKGSYMITSVYLQQARPATYIWAHFDPQATIEKASDVTGGQSGATYNKVQNFYMKSAINEAIAVAYKAAHQEYTKQYLGIYVLEVEKQSKFKNDLKVGDTITEVDGRHFDTAQGYQKYIAKQKVGQNLTITYLHNGKKHQTTHKLIKIMGDRAGIGILLTDNVKIHTKIPVKVDPGQLGGPSGGLMFSLQIYQQVSGENLRHGRKIAGTGTIAPDGSVGEIGGIDKKVIAAHKAGATIFFAPYVKPTKTILKYEEGHQTNYQLAKKTAKKYAPGMKVVPVKSFNDAVEYLRTHQ from the coding sequence ATGAGCAGACAAGATAAGCAGATTCTCAAGCGGATTGCGGGGGTTCTGGCCGCGGTTTTGTTTGTTGGCTGGTTTTTATTCTGGCCGCTGAACTATTATATTGAGACGCCAGGAACCGCCGATAATCTAAAATCATATGTAACGGTTAAGGGACATCCAGATAAGCGCAAGGGAAGCTATATGATTACCTCCGTCTATTTGCAGCAGGCTCGTCCCGCAACCTATATCTGGGCCCACTTTGATCCGCAGGCAACGATTGAGAAGGCTTCCGACGTTACGGGCGGTCAAAGCGGTGCCACTTACAACAAAGTACAAAATTTTTATATGAAGAGTGCCATCAATGAGGCGATTGCTGTTGCCTACAAGGCTGCTCATCAAGAATACACCAAGCAGTATCTGGGAATTTACGTTCTTGAGGTTGAAAAGCAATCCAAGTTCAAAAATGATCTAAAGGTTGGCGATACGATCACCGAGGTTGACGGCCGGCATTTTGATACTGCTCAGGGTTATCAAAAATACATTGCCAAGCAGAAAGTAGGTCAAAACCTTACGATCACCTACCTGCACAACGGCAAAAAGCATCAGACAACGCACAAGCTGATCAAGATAATGGGCGATCGTGCCGGCATTGGAATTTTACTGACTGACAACGTCAAGATTCATACCAAGATTCCCGTGAAGGTTGATCCAGGACAATTGGGCGGACCATCCGGCGGCTTGATGTTCAGTCTGCAGATCTATCAGCAGGTATCTGGCGAGAATCTACGGCATGGCCGCAAAATCGCTGGGACGGGAACGATTGCCCCAGATGGATCGGTTGGCGAGATTGGCGGCATCGATAAGAAGGTCATTGCCGCTCATAAAGCCGGCGCGACGATTTTCTTTGCTCCTTACGTCAAGCCAACCAAAACAATTCTTAAATATGAAGAAGGCCATCAGACCAACTACCAATTGGCTAAAAAGACGGCCAAAAAGTATGCGCCGGGAATGAAAGTCGTACCGGTCAAGAGCTTCAATGACGCTGTTGAGTATCTGAGAACTCATCAATAA
- a CDS encoding helix-hairpin-helix domain-containing protein, with the protein MQWQEFWELHRKTILIVLGGVALLIGGWLYSRPAPANPTFATAVSTKPAAVDKSKAETSPAKVCVDVKGAVNRPGVYTLGKNARVQEAIAAAGGVHTDADMRQVNLAKQLQDQQVVYVPAQGEQLPGGLTAGMAADQTGPSTTAGGQDAPKINLNQASKEELCQINGIGDKKADMIIQYRQQHGPFKSIDELKNVDGFGDKTVAKLKDQVAV; encoded by the coding sequence ATGCAGTGGCAAGAATTTTGGGAGCTGCACCGCAAGACGATTTTGATCGTTTTAGGCGGGGTGGCACTGCTGATCGGTGGCTGGCTGTATTCCAGACCGGCGCCAGCCAATCCAACTTTCGCCACGGCCGTCAGCACCAAGCCGGCAGCCGTTGATAAAAGCAAGGCAGAGACATCGCCTGCCAAGGTCTGTGTTGATGTAAAAGGAGCGGTCAATCGGCCGGGAGTATACACGCTGGGAAAAAATGCCCGCGTTCAAGAAGCAATTGCAGCAGCGGGAGGCGTCCATACCGATGCAGATATGCGCCAGGTCAACTTGGCCAAGCAGCTGCAGGATCAGCAGGTCGTCTATGTTCCAGCTCAAGGCGAACAGCTGCCAGGCGGTTTGACGGCAGGGATGGCGGCTGATCAAACTGGGCCGAGTACTACGGCGGGAGGACAGGATGCGCCCAAGATCAATCTTAATCAGGCCAGCAAGGAAGAACTATGTCAGATTAACGGAATTGGCGATAAAAAAGCTGATATGATCATCCAGTATCGGCAGCAGCATGGACCATTTAAAAGCATTGATGAGCTGAAAAACGTCGATGGCTTTGGCGATAAGACGGTTGCCAAGCTAAAAGACCAAGTCGCGGTTTAA
- a CDS encoding ComE operon protein 2 gives MEHRIDWDQYFMMQAALLASRSTCQRLSVGAVLVRDKRIIAGGYNGSVSGDDHCLDAGCYLRDGHCVRTIHAEMNAILQCAKFGASTDGASLYVTDFPCLQCTKSLLQAGIKEINYIRNYHNDDYAMKLIRLKHVALHQIKLDTNILEEAHLDQYINPQKPFKD, from the coding sequence GTGGAACATAGAATTGATTGGGATCAGTATTTTATGATGCAGGCGGCCCTGCTGGCTTCCCGCAGCACCTGTCAGCGACTGTCGGTTGGCGCCGTCTTGGTTCGTGACAAGCGGATTATCGCTGGCGGGTACAATGGCTCGGTTTCAGGTGATGACCATTGCCTGGATGCGGGCTGCTATTTGCGTGACGGTCATTGTGTGCGGACGATTCATGCTGAAATGAATGCAATTCTGCAGTGTGCCAAGTTTGGTGCCTCAACGGATGGCGCCAGCCTTTATGTCACCGATTTTCCTTGCCTGCAGTGCACCAAGAGTCTTTTACAGGCTGGAATCAAAGAGATCAATTATATCCGCAATTATCATAACGACGACTATGCGATGAAGCTGATTCGCTTGAAACATGTCGCTTTACACCAGATCAAGCTTGATACCAATATTTTGGAAGAAGCCCATTTGGATCAGTACATCAATCCGCAAAAGCCATTTAAGGATTGA
- a CDS encoding DNA internalization-related competence protein ComEC/Rec2 — MIDSRWLFPALTAALVTGIILGSQLWLSLLLLYLLFRVWTLHDFATIRLVLLAGLTASLVCGYALYNARTKPLTTPQPVECNFKVLPDQIVVNGNLVQMQGTNLNSGERQSVVLRLRSSQEKAALVHNQAVLFLQIKGQEQPIIGPTNFGQFDYQKYQWRHHIYNEIRVQKWHWQPQKPHTLIERCHCLRIGLHQYFQTLPSPLSEYCDSLIIGLNTFKTTQLLSSVKKLGVIHLFCISGMHVVLLIAILRGLLIRLRFNIETIDWLLIALLPFYLIIGGGAASLIRASIMAEVRLLSHRLRFSRVDAWSISLVIGILIDPYVLLTLGGQLSYLMSLLMPLSLRNVSDLKRAFWLNLVSLPSLFHYIYEVHLLSTLVSWLLIPLFGTVLFPLTLLAALTANWLPLLAYSFNQMLKLLHRILDQLAAGPGMLVFGQLSSPGAIIILLLTLWLLAEPAKKSSWYILAAAYCVAFLSIHLAPAGEVTFVDIGQGDCAIVRTPFNRQVVMIDTGGRLQYRLPRWAKSQTTSDMAARTSISYLKSRGITRLDAVCLSHSDADHIGYLPTVLKSMHVKEVLVPSGMERNQKFERLVSQPLRVIPVRADHQPNDLPLKVLHPFKSGTGKNEDSMVLAGRFGSLDFVFTGDLDRKGERAVIDRYSQLRADVLKLSHHGSRTGSDPKFLSRLQPRYGIISAGRFNRYGHPNSVTIKNLRRLGITPVSTQQYGMISYCYYQNHGYWKTRLKGDELKWMLPPYANS; from the coding sequence TTGATTGATTCACGGTGGCTTTTTCCTGCCCTAACCGCTGCTTTGGTTACTGGAATCATCCTGGGCAGTCAGCTGTGGCTGAGTCTGCTGCTGCTCTATTTGCTGTTTCGCGTTTGGACGCTGCATGATTTTGCAACGATCAGGCTGGTGCTTTTAGCTGGTTTGACGGCGAGCCTAGTTTGCGGCTATGCGCTTTATAATGCTCGGACTAAGCCGCTCACAACGCCGCAGCCGGTTGAATGCAATTTTAAGGTACTGCCTGATCAGATCGTAGTTAACGGCAATCTGGTCCAGATGCAGGGAACCAATCTGAATTCAGGCGAGCGTCAATCAGTGGTCCTAAGACTGCGTTCTTCACAAGAAAAGGCGGCGTTGGTTCATAACCAAGCCGTGCTGTTTTTACAGATCAAAGGTCAAGAGCAGCCAATCATCGGTCCTACCAATTTTGGCCAGTTTGACTACCAAAAGTACCAATGGCGACATCATATCTATAATGAGATTCGGGTACAAAAATGGCATTGGCAGCCGCAAAAACCGCATACGCTGATTGAACGCTGTCATTGTCTAAGAATTGGTCTGCATCAGTATTTTCAGACGCTGCCCTCGCCATTGAGCGAGTATTGCGATAGTCTGATCATTGGCCTTAATACCTTTAAGACCACACAGCTGCTGAGTTCAGTCAAAAAACTGGGTGTGATTCATCTATTTTGCATCTCAGGCATGCACGTGGTTTTATTGATTGCAATTTTAAGAGGACTTTTGATCCGGTTGCGGTTTAATATTGAAACGATCGACTGGCTTTTAATCGCTCTGTTGCCGTTTTATCTGATTATTGGCGGTGGTGCGGCCAGTCTGATTCGAGCATCGATTATGGCTGAAGTGCGCCTTTTGAGTCACCGGCTGCGTTTTTCAAGAGTTGATGCCTGGTCGATCAGCCTAGTGATCGGCATTCTGATTGATCCATACGTTTTGTTGACGCTTGGCGGCCAGTTGAGCTATTTGATGTCTTTACTGATGCCGTTGTCGCTAAGAAACGTCTCGGATCTAAAAAGAGCATTTTGGCTGAATCTGGTCAGTCTGCCCAGCCTGTTTCATTATATTTATGAGGTACATTTATTAAGCACGCTGGTCAGCTGGCTTCTGATACCATTATTCGGCACGGTGCTTTTTCCGCTTACGCTGCTGGCGGCTTTGACTGCCAACTGGCTGCCGCTTTTGGCATACAGCTTTAATCAAATGCTGAAGCTGCTGCATCGGATTTTGGATCAATTGGCTGCTGGGCCAGGCATGCTGGTGTTTGGTCAACTGTCTTCACCTGGGGCTATTATAATTCTGCTTTTGACTTTGTGGCTGTTGGCAGAGCCGGCTAAAAAAAGCAGCTGGTACATTTTGGCTGCTGCTTATTGTGTGGCTTTTCTGTCGATTCATCTAGCGCCAGCTGGTGAGGTGACGTTTGTAGATATTGGTCAGGGCGACTGTGCGATTGTTCGGACGCCGTTTAACCGCCAAGTAGTGATGATTGATACGGGTGGTCGACTGCAGTATCGTCTGCCGCGATGGGCCAAAAGTCAGACGACCAGCGATATGGCAGCCAGAACTTCGATCAGCTATTTAAAGAGTCGTGGAATTACGCGACTTGATGCTGTTTGTCTAAGCCACAGCGATGCTGATCATATCGGCTATCTGCCAACCGTACTCAAATCAATGCACGTAAAAGAGGTGCTGGTCCCTAGTGGAATGGAGCGTAATCAAAAATTTGAGCGCCTGGTCAGCCAGCCGCTTAGAGTCATACCGGTGCGAGCCGATCACCAGCCCAATGATCTGCCCTTAAAGGTGTTGCATCCCTTTAAATCTGGGACGGGTAAAAATGAAGACTCAATGGTGCTGGCAGGACGCTTTGGATCACTTGACTTTGTTTTTACCGGTGATCTGGATCGCAAAGGAGAACGGGCCGTTATTGATCGCTATTCACAGCTGAGAGCCGACGTGCTGAAATTAAGCCACCATGGCAGCCGGACTGGCAGCGATCCTAAATTTTTAAGCCGTCTGCAGCCGCGTTACGGTATCATCTCAGCCGGTCGCTTTAATCGCTATGGTCATCCTAATTCCGTGACGATAAAAAATTTGCGGCGCCTAGGGATTACGCCGGTTTCAACTCAGCAGTATGGGATGATCAGCTATTGTTACTATCAAAATCATGGATACTGGAAAACCAGACTAAAAGGGGATGAATTAAAATGGATGTTGCCACCTTACGCCAACAGCTGA
- the holA gene encoding DNA polymerase III subunit delta, producing MDVATLRQQLSSQTPAMIYVILGTQGILQQQARDAFMNLIPEAERVMNVGSYDMETTPLSVALDDAMSAPFFGERRLVLINKPYFLTGNPAKVKVNHDLDAFKNYLEHPEPSTVLVLMAPYEKFDNRKGLVKELKKVAVEVSAAPLSEQDARHQVEQKLLGDGYRLENGAMDELVRRTNADYGLMMGNVEKLELLAYQSKRIKRDDVMGLVPQSLDENVFDLITAVLKRDQAKALDIYQQLLETNHEPLQLNALLVSQFRLLIQIKVLSKRGLSQGTLASRLKVHPYRVKLGMQTARRFQMNDLVRAYLGLIRCEKALKTTSREPELLFQLFMLQFAKKAG from the coding sequence ATGGATGTTGCCACCTTACGCCAACAGCTGAGCAGCCAGACGCCGGCAATGATCTATGTGATATTGGGAACACAAGGAATTTTGCAGCAGCAGGCGCGTGATGCTTTTATGAATCTGATTCCTGAAGCAGAGCGGGTGATGAACGTTGGCAGCTACGATATGGAGACGACGCCGCTTTCGGTTGCGCTTGATGATGCAATGTCGGCACCTTTTTTTGGCGAACGGCGCTTGGTTTTGATCAACAAGCCATATTTTTTAACGGGTAATCCTGCCAAGGTCAAGGTCAATCACGACTTAGACGCATTTAAAAACTATCTGGAGCATCCTGAGCCGTCAACGGTACTGGTATTAATGGCACCTTATGAAAAATTTGACAATCGCAAGGGACTGGTTAAAGAACTGAAAAAAGTCGCAGTTGAAGTCAGTGCGGCGCCTTTAAGCGAACAGGATGCCCGCCATCAGGTTGAACAAAAGCTCTTAGGTGACGGTTACCGCTTGGAAAATGGTGCGATGGATGAACTGGTCAGACGTACCAATGCCGATTATGGCTTGATGATGGGGAACGTTGAGAAACTAGAGCTTTTGGCATACCAAAGCAAACGCATCAAACGTGATGACGTGATGGGGTTGGTGCCACAGTCATTGGATGAGAACGTCTTTGATCTGATTACGGCAGTCTTAAAAAGAGACCAGGCCAAGGCGTTGGATATCTACCAGCAGCTTTTGGAAACCAATCACGAGCCGCTGCAGCTGAATGCGCTGTTGGTCAGTCAGTTTCGACTGCTGATTCAGATTAAGGTGTTAAGCAAGCGGGGATTGAGCCAGGGAACGCTGGCCAGTCGGCTTAAAGTACATCCATATCGGGTTAAGCTTGGTATGCAGACAGCGCGTCGTTTTCAAATGAATGATTTGGTAAGAGCGTATTTAGGCCTTATTCGCTGTGAAAAAGCCTTAAAAACGACTTCGCGCGAGCCAGAACTGCTGTTTCAGCTGTTTATGCTGCAGTTTGCTAAAAAAGCTGGGTAA
- the rpsT gene encoding 30S ribosomal protein S20, with amino-acid sequence MPIIKSAIERVRTSEKAQARNASQMSEMRTAVKKFDKAKVAGAENLDDLYKAAISAIDRAHSKGLIKANKAARDKSRLTARYNK; translated from the coding sequence ATGCCAATCATCAAATCAGCAATCGAACGTGTACGGACCAGCGAAAAGGCCCAAGCACGCAACGCTTCCCAAATGAGCGAAATGCGCACGGCTGTTAAGAAGTTCGACAAGGCTAAGGTAGCCGGCGCCGAAAACCTTGACGACCTGTACAAGGCAGCTATTTCCGCTATTGACCGTGCCCACTCCAAGGGCCTGATCAAGGCAAACAAGGCTGCTCGTGACAAGTCCCGTCTGACGGCTCGTTACAACAAGTAG
- the rpsO gene encoding 30S ribosomal protein S15: MAISKERKNEIIKEYATHEGDTGSTQVQVAVLTADINELNNHLRTHKHDYHSQRGLMKKIGHRRNLLAYLRRTDLQAYRELIKRLGLRR; encoded by the coding sequence ATGGCTATCTCTAAAGAACGCAAAAACGAAATCATCAAGGAATACGCTACGCACGAAGGCGACACGGGTTCAACTCAAGTTCAAGTTGCCGTATTGACTGCTGACATCAACGAACTGAACAACCACCTGCGTACGCACAAGCATGACTACCATTCACAACGTGGTCTGATGAAGAAGATCGGTCACCGTCGTAACCTGCTGGCTTACCTGCGTCGTACTGACCTGCAAGCTTACCGTGAACTGATCAAGCGTCTGGGCCTGCGTCGTTAA